AAGCTGCTACCCCACTACCTCAACTTGCTGAGGCAGTAGCTATACACCAACTTGGCAGCCAGCCGGCGTAAGTGCCATGATGGACTTGACGCCGTTCGTTCCTGGCGGCAAGGTGTGGTTGGTTCTGATCTTGCTTAGGTTAATGTAACCGGAAGCAGCATCAGAGTTTGAACCCGGACCGCAGTCATACAAATAGAATCGCTCTCCTTGCGTAAGCAAGATCCTCTTGCATCCGCCGAGATGGCGATCGCGAACGTAATTGCGAGCTTGCTGGATTGCACTCTGCATGCCATGCCCAAATCCCTTCGCTTCACAAACCAACACGCAGTTGTGCTCTGTTGTTGGGGTGCCAGTGAAGCCAGCGAGATCGATTTTCTTCCATTCGACAGCAAGAAGCTGTTCGGACCAGCCCAATGCAAGCAGAAGAGGAAGAACCATGTGAGCTATGACTTCGTGTTCGCCCGGTCGACTGCTTGCTCCACCGAAATGCTCATACCATTGCCAGAGTCGTCTTTGGCGCTCAATTGCTTTGACCGCTTGCTCGACGTGCGCGTTTGGGAGACCGAGGCCAAATAGATGCGTGGCTAAGTCCTCCAAACTGAGCGGCTCGGGCGGTTCTTCAGGAAGTGGTCGCAGTTCACGACTCTCGATGCGTTCCAGAAGTGGCTCGAGCAAGATGGACGTCGAGTTCTGATGATGCCTCGTGAACTTCACGATCTGTTTCATGTATGAAAAGAGTGGTCGGTCTTTCTGGAGGTCTGCGATGGCGTCCACAAGATGGTCCTGCCAGATGACCCGATGATAGTGCTGCAAGTCCCAACCGAAGACGTCGTCAAAGGATGAGGACCAACCGTAGCCTGGACCGGCCACCACGCCAATGCCTACGAGCGTGTGGCCCTGGCGGGCAAGCACAATGTCTCCTTCACACACTTCCTGCGAGAACGCCCGAACTCGTGCAATATGATGACTGGGCCAGTCAGCAACCTTGTAATCTGGTTCATGGTAGTAGCCGAATCGGCCAGGACCAAGAAACATCACGTCATGACGAAAGAAAACGTCGCCATAGAACCTTCCGGTGTCTCCAGCAGCTATTTGCCATATTCGGCGCTCACCCATCGGAAGAGACTACCCCTGCCCAATCCTCTTCAAAAACTCACTGCTTGCGCCGCCCTCGGAGGTCTGCGTCACCCCAAACCGCTTGATCGAGGCGGCCAGTTCCTTGGCGCGGCCCGGCCACAGCGGGTCTTTGCGGTCCATCCGCAGGACCTCCAGATAGAGCAGGCCCATCTTGGCCCTCTGGACCATTTCGTGCGCCACGGGATCGGCGGTGGTTCGGAATTCCGCCGCCGAGAAGAGCTCTCGACCCTGGTCGAGGAGGTCTTGTGGGAAGTAGGGAGCGGTCGGCGGGTCATAGATCGTCGCGTGCACGTTTTGGGTGCGCGCGGCGCGGTGGGTCAGGTCGAGCCACTGCTGCATCAGGGGCGCGGCCGCTCCATAGACCCCCTCCAGAAACTCTGAGATGATCGGCTTGGGGTCGAGGTCCGGGTTCCACATCAGGCGCGCCAAGAGGTAACTCTTGAGCTCGGCCATATCGGCGCCGCCGCCCGGAGGATAGGCGCCCTCGTCGAAAAGACCGACTACACCCGAATCACGGAACAGCTTCACGTCGCCGATGATCTCGTCGATGCAAGGCAGAGGCTGGAGGTAGCCCGCAAAATCAGTGCAGTAGTGCCAGACATAAAGCTGGTTCGTGATCTTCGACCAAGCTTGCAGGTTGGCCAGCGGGGTCTTGTTCTTGTCGCAGGCATTGAGCGGGTGTGAAAAGCACGCGCCGATCGGGGCGATGCGTACACGGACGTTCTTGTGCGGCTTCTCCAGTTTGGGAGGCTTCTCGCTCCACTGATAGGCGAGGGTGTCGATGAGTACGTTCGGATACGTTTTGCCGACCTCATCGGCGACCTTGTTGACGAACCTGAGCAGCGGCCCCGCGGGCGATTCCTCTTCCTTCTCGACCTTCAGGCAGTTCTCGCATTGGCAGTTCGAGTAGGTGTCGTTCTGCGAGACCGAGAAGATCGTGGCTTTCGGATTCTCTTTGATCCACTCTTTGACCTTGTCGATCGAGAGCTTGAGCACGTCGGGGTTGGTCAGGCAGAGCTGGGTGTAGCCATCCTGGCGCTTGCCGTTCACGAACGAGAAGTACTCGGGGTGGTCTTTGAAGTAGTCCTTCGGGTTGATGATCTCCCAGAACGTGTGGACGAACTTGCCGTAGGTGACCTTGCCTCCCCGCTCGTCGCCGACCGTGATGAAGGCGCCGTTGACCTTGTTGCGGGCGGCCCAAGTGCCGTCGAACGCCTCGGTCCAATAGGGGTCGCGGTATTCGAAAGCAGGCTTCTCGTGGAGGTTGAGCTTATCCACGATGAGCGTGGGCTTCTTGGGGATGCGTGCGATCTTGCTCGTGAACCAGCGGCAGCCAAGGACGTCTTGAAGAAAGGTGTAGCAGCCGTAGAGGGGCCCGCGTTTGCCCCCGCCGGAGATAACGAGGTTTCCACCCGTCGTCTTGATGGTGTATTCCTCCTCCTTGAGCTTGGGGTCCGAGAAGATCAGAATGCTCCCCGAGGCCGACTGGGGTTGGTTAACGATCTTCAGTTCGGCGCCCGAGATCTGCCTGATGGTGGTTTGCAGTTCTTGAGCGCCGAAACGTGCGGAGGGCTCGGTGCTCAGCAGGCCAATGGAGCATTGGGCGACGCCGTCTTTCGCGATGGTGAAGCCGGCAGAAGGGAAGAGGAATGCCGCGGCGATGAGGCTGACCATGGCCCCAGTATGTCGAATCCCTTAGTGAAGTGGGGTGAGCTCGATTCTCCGAAACTCCACTTCGCTGCCCTCAGCCTGAAGGGCGATTTGGCCCCTGGTTGCCGTGCAGTGATCGCCTGCATTCACGAGCACCCCATTGACCCAAACCAGGATCGTGTCCTTTCGGCACAGCACCACCATCTCATTCCAATCGCCAAGGGGCCTTTCCAGGCCGTCATAGAGGTTCACGATCCGGCGCGACTTGTTGCCGTCTACGCCCCAATTCTCTCTTGGCCCGCGGCGCCTTTCCATGTTGGGCACCGCGATGTCCTCGCCGATGCACCAGAAGTCGCCGGCATCGCCCGACTGCATTTGAACTTCAAGCGACTGGGGGAACATATCGTAGAGCCGTCTCGGTTTGGAGGCGTGAACCAGCACCCCACAGTTCCCTGGGCGAGCCGAGAAGCGGTAGGAGACCACCAGGCGGTAGTCGGAGAAGGTCCGGTCGGTGATCAGGTGTCCACCCGGGGTGCCGAGGCTCACCAGGACGGTTCCTCCCGATTTCGTGCTCTTGCGGACGATGAAGGGCTTTGCGCCCGCGGGATTGTTGTCCAGAGCGGGGACGTCCATGTGCCAGCCCGCGAGGTCCTTGCCGTTGAAGAGAGACACGGTCCCGCCCTTTGCCTGGGGCAGCCAGGGCAGCGAGGCGAGCGCGAGGAACGCGGGTAGTGGGCCCATGAAAGCCAGTCTATCCCAACTCATCTCAATCGCTACGGCCGGAGAAAACCAGCCACCCGAATCTGGAATTGATTGTAAACTTTGATTCGAAAGCGATGAGAGCACCCGACCACGGCGGAGGATGGCAGGCGCTGCGCTATACCTGGCGCAAGGGCCGTCAGGTGGGTTTTGGCAGGCTCTGGAGGGCCATGCGCTCGCGAAACGCCTGCAAGACTTGCGCGCTCGGAATGGGTGGCCAGAAAGGCGGCATGGCCAACGAGAGGGGGGCATTTCCGGAGGTCTGCAAGAAGTCGCTGCAAGCGATGGCCGCCGATATGATGGGCCGGATCGACGAGCGGTTCTTCGCGAAGTACTCGATTCAGGACCTCCAGACCTTCTCGCCGCTGGAACTCGAAGCCTGTGGACGACTGGCGTTCCCGGTGGCCGCCGAGCCTGGTGCGACCCACTTTCGGCCGATCGGCTGGGGGGAAGCGATCGATGCCGCTTCAGCCGCGCTCAAGGCGACGGACCCGGAGCGAAGCTTCTTTTACGCCAGCGGGCGAAGCTCGAACGAAGCCGGGTTCCTGATGCAGCTTTTCGCACGGGTCTACGGCACCAACCACGTCACCAACTGCAGCTACTACTGCCATCAGGCGAGCGGTTACGGGATGAAGGACTCGCTGGGGACGCCCGTGGGAACGGTGGACCTGGAGGACGTGGAAAGCTGCGACCTGATGTTTTTGATCGGCGCAAACCCCGCCTCGAACCACCCACGGCTGATGACCCAACTCATGAAGCTCCGCAACCGCGGCGGCCACGTGATCGTGGGGAACCCCGTGCTCGAGACCGGGCTCGTGCGCTTCAAGGTGCCGTCGAACGCCCGCAGCATGGTGTTTGGGACCGAGATCGCGAGCCTCTACCTTCAGCCTAAGATCGGCGGCGACATCGCTCTGATGACGGGAATCGCGAAGCGGCTTTTTGAGACCGGGAAGCTCGACCGGGGCTTCATCGAATCGGCGACAGAGGGTATCGAAGAGCTTTCGGCCATGGTCGAGGGTGCCTCCTGGAGGGAGATCGAAGAACAGTCCGGGCTTGGAAGAGACGAGATCGAGGCTGCCGCCGACCTTTTCGCGAACGCGAACAAGACAATCTTTGGCTGGACCATGGGCATCACGCACCATGAACACGGGGTCCAGA
This genomic interval from Armatimonadota bacterium contains the following:
- a CDS encoding DUF4838 domain-containing protein, with protein sequence MVSLIAAAFLFPSAGFTIAKDGVAQCSIGLLSTEPSARFGAQELQTTIRQISGAELKIVNQPQSASGSILIFSDPKLKEEEYTIKTTGGNLVISGGGKRGPLYGCYTFLQDVLGCRWFTSKIARIPKKPTLIVDKLNLHEKPAFEYRDPYWTEAFDGTWAARNKVNGAFITVGDERGGKVTYGKFVHTFWEIINPKDYFKDHPEYFSFVNGKRQDGYTQLCLTNPDVLKLSIDKVKEWIKENPKATIFSVSQNDTYSNCQCENCLKVEKEEESPAGPLLRFVNKVADEVGKTYPNVLIDTLAYQWSEKPPKLEKPHKNVRVRIAPIGACFSHPLNACDKNKTPLANLQAWSKITNQLYVWHYCTDFAGYLQPLPCIDEIIGDVKLFRDSGVVGLFDEGAYPPGGGADMAELKSYLLARLMWNPDLDPKPIISEFLEGVYGAAAPLMQQWLDLTHRAARTQNVHATIYDPPTAPYFPQDLLDQGRELFSAAEFRTTADPVAHEMVQRAKMGLLYLEVLRMDRKDPLWPGRAKELAASIKRFGVTQTSEGGASSEFLKRIGQG
- a CDS encoding DUF1080 domain-containing protein, with the translated sequence MGPLPAFLALASLPWLPQAKGGTVSLFNGKDLAGWHMDVPALDNNPAGAKPFIVRKSTKSGGTVLVSLGTPGGHLITDRTFSDYRLVVSYRFSARPGNCGVLVHASKPRRLYDMFPQSLEVQMQSGDAGDFWCIGEDIAVPNMERRRGPRENWGVDGNKSRRIVNLYDGLERPLGDWNEMVVLCRKDTILVWVNGVLVNAGDHCTATRGQIALQAEGSEVEFRRIELTPLH